The Mycolicibacterium aichiense region CACCGTCTCGGGCGCACCACCGGAGTCACCGGCCACAACCGGAACGCCCGCAGCCGACGCCTCCAGGAACACGATGCCGAGCCCCTCCACATCGAGCCCGGAACCCCTTGTGCGGCAAGGCATTGCGAAGACATCACCCAGCACGTAGTGGCCCGCCAGCTCGGCGCTGGGCACCGCCCCGGTGAACACCACATCGTCGGTGACGCCCACCTGCGCGGCGAGCTTGTCCAGGTCGTCGGCGTAGGGCCCGTTGCCGACGATCACCAGCGCGGCGTCAGGCACCCGGCGGCGGATGCCGGGCAGCGCCTTGATGAGCATGTCCTGGCCTTTGCGCGGCACCAGCCGCGACACGCAGACCACGGTGGGCCGCTCGCCGAGGCCGTAGCGGCCGCGCAAGTCGGCCCGCGCCGCGGGGTCCGGACGGAACCGGTCGGTATCGACGCCGGGGGGCAGGTGCTCCAGTGCGGCGTTCGGGCCGAACGCCGAGGCGAACCGGCCGCGGGTGTAGTGGCTGACGAACGTCACGACGTCGGTGGTGTCGCCGATGCGGCGCAGCGCGGAACGCGCGATGGGCAGCATCGACCAGCCCACCTCGTGGCCGTGGGTACTGGCCACCACCCGGCGCGCGCCGGCACCGCGGGCCCGGCCTGCGAGCAGCGCCAGCGGAGCGGCGGCCCCGAACCACACCGTGTCGATGTCGTGCTCGCGGATCAGTTCGCGCATCCGGCGGTCCACACCGGGCTCGGGCAGCATCAGCGTGCCGGGATGGCGCACGATGCGGTAGCCGGCCGCCTGGTCGTAGGCCTGGGCGTCCTTCCACGTCGGGGCGTAGACCGTGAGCTGGTGTTCGCCATCCTCGGCGAGGCGTTCGACGAACTGCTCCAAGTAGGACTGGATACCGCCCCGGCGGGGTGGAAAATCATTGGTGACCAGCAGGACTCGCGTCATCGCCGTACACGCTAGCCGGTCAGCCACTGCGCCCAGCGGGCACGTAGCTCGGTGATATCGGTGTTCAGCGCGCGGCGCACTGCCGTCGCGAAGTCGCCGTGGCCAGGCCCGCACGCGTCGGTGTAGAGCCGGCGCAACGCGTCGACGCCGTAGGTGTCGGCCACGAACCGGGCGAACCACCAGGCCCGGTCGTAGCCGTGCGCACGCTCGGGCCCGGCGGCGTCCAGCTCGGCGTCGGCAGGTAGCGCGGTGTCCGCCGCCGCACCCGTCGGCAGCGGCGTCGGCGGGCGAGCCACGAAGTCGGCCACCCCTTCGACCAGCCAGCGCGGGGCGTCCAGTGCGGTGTCGGCGCGGGCGGCGAGATGAAACAGCTCGTGGGTCAACACGATTCGCAGTGACTGATCGCTCATCGCGACGGCATCCGGGGCGAACACCATCCGCTGCCCACTGGCCCGATGATGTGCGAAGTCGACGTGGTCGGCGACCGAGACCGCCGCGATGTCCTGCCACTGACCGCGCGGATCCAGGCCGGCCTGGGCAAGGAACTCCTGCTGCGAGCCGGTGGCGATGATGACGATCTCGCGATCCCAGTCGGTGCCCCAGAACTTTTCGACGGCGGCGACGGCGTCGCCGATGTCGCCGGCGATCCGGGTGAGCAGGCCGTCGGTGCGGTCTCCCCCGAGGCTGAGCAGTCGCACGGTGCGGCCGTCGCCGACGATCAGGGGCGACGGTGCGGGAACGGCCGAGCGCGGCGAGGGCGGATTGGCCGCGGGAGCAGCTACCAGTGCAGAGCCACCGAGCAGCTCGGCGATGAGGACGACGGCCAGGACGGCCGCGAGTGCGCGCCGCCCCCGGGATGCGTCAGTAGCGACGGACGTTGTAGATCGGGGCGTTGTTGACCGGAGAGATCATCACCGGCCGACCGAACGTCGAGGCGTGGACCATCATCCCGTCGCCGATGTAGATCGCCGAGTGCGAGGCGTCGGAGTAGTAGTTCACGACGTCGCCGGGCTGCATCTGATCCATCGAAACCGGTTGACCACCTGCGGCCAGCGCCTGGCTGGAATGCGGCAGGAAGATCCCGGCCTGCTGGAAGGCCCACATCACCAGACCCGAGCAGTCGAACTGGTTGGGACCCGATCCACCCCACACGTAGGGATCTCCGATCCGGGTCAGCGCAGCCTGGACGGCGACGGCGCCCTGTTCGCCACCCGCGCCGGGGGTCGGGACTGCGGCCATCGGGATCACCTGGGCGGCGTCCGGCGGCGGCGGGGCGTCCGGGGCCGGCGGGAGCGCATCGGGCGGCGGCACATCGTTGAGCGGCGGCAAGCCCTCGGGCGCCGGAGCGGCCAGGATGTCAGCCGGCGGCGGCGGTCCGGGAGCGGCCAGTGCGGTGCGCTGCTCCGGGGTGAGCGTCTGGTAGCGCGACTTCACGACCGAGATCTGCACCTGCAGCTGGGACTGCTTGCGCTGCAGGTCGGCGCGGACCGCGGCGGCCTGCTCGGCCGCCGTCTTGGCCTCGTCCGCCGACTTGGCGGATTCGGCTTCGGCCTGGCGCAGCTGGTCGTTCATCTGGCGGTAGCTCTGCATCTGGGCGGCCATCTCGGTGGCCATCACCCGCTGCACGGCCATCTTGTCGATCAGGCCTTGGGGCGACTCGGCGGTCAGGATGGCGTTCAAGCCGTCGGTGCGGCCGCCCATGTAGACCGCTGCAGCAAATTTGTCGACGGCGCCCTGGTAGGTCGCCAACTGGGCCTTTGCACTGTCAGCTGCGGCGAGGTCGTCGGTGTGCTTCTTTTCCGCAACCGTTTCCGCCTGCAGCTTCTTGTCAAGATCGAGCTGAGCGGAATGCATCGACTCGGTGAGCTGTTCTGCCTGTCGTGACAGTTCGTTCAGCTTGGCCACACCGTCTTCGGCAGGATCGGCGTGCGAGGCGCCGGAGATAACGGCGGACAGAACGAGGAAGCCCGCAATCCCACCAACTAGAGGGCGTTTCAGAACGCGTTTAGTCAGGTATATGCGGTCAGAGCTCAAAATTGCGTTCCTTTAAGTGCCGTCGACGTTGATGCATCGAGTGCCTTAGGTCTCGAATAGGTTACGAAATGGCATCGGCGTTGTCCAAACGTGGGGCGGAAATTCAGCAGACTCTCAGCCACCCAAGCCACACCAGTCACAACCTGCCAACCAACCTAGCAGGACGCCGCCCCGGCGCTAGCTGGCCAGCCCCCGCCCTGGCGTTCGGTTGATCGGCACCAGCCGCAACTTCGGGGCCAAGCCCGCCTCGGCGAGCACCTCCAGGGCTGCTCGTTCGTCTTCCAGCAAAGTTTCCGGGACACCGAGCAATACGCTCACCACACAGTCGCGGCAGCCAGGGCCGCGCACCGCACAGTCGTCGCAGTCGATGACGACCGGTTCGGCTGGCTCCATTCCCATCTCGGGACTCCTTCTATCGAGTTGGCCGCACGCTATCGCCGGCCACCGACAAGTCCGGCGGCTGGAATGCCGATCACCCGGCGGAGTGTCGCCGCCGCCCTGTCGGTGGGGCTGCTTACCGTCAGTCGTTGTGGCGGCCACACCGATCGATGCTCAAATGAGCTTCGCCGACGTCGACGCGAGCGCCGATATCTCGCTGCGGGAGACCACGTTCGTGGTGGTCGACCTGGAGACCACCGGTGGGCGGGCCACGGCGTCGGCCGACGGCCGCCGCGATGCGATCACCGAGATCGGTGCGGTCCGGGTCCGCGGCGGTGAGGTGCTCGGCGAATTCGCCACCCTGGTGGACCCGCAGCGCTCCATCCCGCCGCAGATCGTCCAGCTCACCGGGATCACCACCGCGATGGTCCACGACGCGCCGACCATCGCCGCCGTACTGCCGATGTTCCTCGAATTCGCCCGTGGCGCCGTGCTGGTCGCCCATAACGCGGGGTTCGACATCGGCTTCCTGCGCTCCGCTGCCGAACAGTGCGGCATCCCCTGGCCCCGTCCGCCGGTGCTGTGCACGGTGCGGCTGGCCCGCCGCGTGCTGACCCGCGAGGAGGCGCCCAGCGTGCGGCTGTCCACACTGGCCGCGCTGGTCGGCTCCGCCACCAAGCCGACCCACCGTGCGCTCGACGACGCCCGTGCCACCGTCGACGTGCTGCACGCGCTGATCGAACGGGTCGGCAACCAGGGCGTGCACACCTACACCGATCTGCGCGGATATCTGCCCAACATCTCGAATGCCCAACGGAGTAAACGGATTCTGGCCCGCAACCTGCCACACCGGCCGGGGGTGTACCTGTTCCGCGGGCCTGCTCGCGAAGTGCTCTACATCGGCACCGCCACCGATCTTCACCGCCGGGTCGGCCAGTACTTCAACGGCGCCGACCCCCGGGGACGGATGAAGGAGATGGTGGCCCTGGCGACGGCGGTCGACCATGTCGAATGCGCCCACGCGCTGGAAGCCGGAGTACGCGAACTGCGGCTGTTGGCCGCGCACGCTCCGCCGTACAACCGCCGGTCCCGCTTTCCGCACCGCTGGTGGTGGGTCGCGCCCACCGACGAGGCGTTCCCGCGGCTCTCGGTGGTCCGCGAGCCGCGTCACGACCGCGCGATCGGCCCGTTCCGGTCGCGGGCCGACGCCCTCGACACCGCCGAGCTGATCGCCCGGTTCACTGGTCTGCGCACCTGCACCAGCCGTATCGGCCGCGCGGCCGAGCACGGACCGTCGTGTCCCGAGCGCGAGGTCTCCCCCTGCCCGGCCCCGCGCGGCATCACCGCCGAGCAGTATGCGGCCGCGCCACAGCTGGCGGCCGCGCTGATCGAGGGCCTGGACAACGCTGCGCTCGGTGCGGCGGTCGACCAGGTCGGCGCCCTGGCGCAGAAGTCCCGCTACGAGAGCGCCGCGCGGCTGCGTGACCACATCGCGGCGGCCGTCGACGTGCTGTGGCGGGGCCAGCGCCTGCGGTCGCTCAGTGCCGTCGAAGAACTCGTCGCCGCCGCGCCGGACGGTGCGGGCGGTTGGCAGCTCGCGGTGATCCGGCACGGGCAGCTGGCCGGAGCAGGCGTCGCTCCCCGTCGTGTCCCGCCGATGCCCGTGGTCGAAGCCCTGCAGACAGGCGCGCAGGTGGTGCTTCCCAAGCCGGCGCCGCTGGGCGGCGCGCTGGTCGAAGAGACCGCGCTGATCGCCCGCTGGCTCAACGCTCCCGGCGTACGAATCGTCAGCGCCACAACGGGTTTGACGTCGCCGCTGGCCTCGGCCGGACCGTGGGCCGAGTGGGCCGCGGCCGCGCGATCGGCGCGGTTGGCCGCCGAGCAGGCGCAGCGGCTCGACTCAGAGTTGCTGGCTGAACCGCACCCAACGCGCCAGGAGCTGCTCGGCCGCACCGGAGTCGATCGCCGCCGCGGCGCGGGCCAGCCCGTCCTCCCAGCACGGCAGCCATTCGGCGTGGCTGGATAGTCCGCCGTGGGCGACCATCGCCCCCGCGGCGTTGAGGATGACCGCGTCCCGCACGGGCCCCTTGGCGCCGCCGAGCACCTCGCGCGCCTCCTGGGCGTTCTCCTCGGCCTCGCCGCCGACCAGCTCCTCGATTCGGGCCCGGGCGAAACCGAATCCCATCGGGTCGAAGGTGAGCTTGTCGATGGTGCCTGCCTGAACCCGCCAGATCGTGCTCGTGGTCGTGGTGGTCAGTTCGTCGAGACCGTCGTCGCCGTGCACCACGAGCACGCTGCTGCGGCGGGCGGCGAACACCCCGGCCATCACCTCGGCCAGATCGCCGAACGCGCACCCGATCAGGCCCGCCCGCGGACTGGCCGGATTGGTCAGTGGCCCAAGCAGATTGAACACCGTCGGGGTGCCGATCTCGCGGCGCGGCGGACCGGCGAACTTGTAGGAGGGGTGGAACACCGGCGCGAAACAGAACCCGATCCCCACTTCGGCCACGCAGCGGGCGACCTCGTCGGGACCGAGTTCGATGCGCACCCCGAGCGCCTCGAGCATGTCGGCACCGCCGCTCTTCGACGACGCCGCGCGGTTGCCGTGCTTGACGACGGGAACGCCGGCGGCGGCCACCACGATCGCCGCCATCGTCGACAGGTTCACGGTGTTGGCGCGGTCGCCGCCGGTGCCGACGATGTCGACGGTGTCGGTGCCGATCTCGGCGGTGGGCACCATGCGGGCGTATCGCAGCATGGTGTCGGCGAGCTCACGCACCTCGGCGGCGGTCGGCCGCTTCATCTTCATCGACACGCCGAAGGCGGCGATCTGAGCCGGTGTCGCGACGCCGCTCATGATCTGGTCCATCGCCCAGCCCGCCTGTCCGGGCGTCAGCTCCAGACTGGCCGTCAACCGGTCCAGGACCTGCGGCCATGACGTCTCCGGCGAGTCGTCGCCGGGCGAGGAATGAGGGTGAGTCACGCGCCGATGTTCCCATGCCGCAGGGCCTGTCCACACGTCAGTTTTCAGACAGATGTGACCAATTGGCCCCCTGGCTGTACCTCGACAACTACAAAGCGTCATACTTCTTGTTGTGACGAGCGCTGTTGGCACTTCGGGAACTGCGATCACATCGCGCGTACATTCGCTGAACCGGCCGAATATGGTCAGTGTTGGCACCATCGTATGGCTTTCCAGTGAGCTGATGTTCTTTGCTGGACTGTTCGCGATGTACTTCACTGCCCGTGCTCAGGCCGGCGGGGTATGGCCGCCGCCGCCCACCGAACTGAACCTGTATCAGGCGGTTCCGGTGACGCTGGTGCTGATCGCGTCGTCGTTCACCTGCCAGATGGGTGTGTTCGCGGCCGAGCGAGGTGACGTCTACGGGCTGCGCCGCTGGTACGTGATCACCTTCCTGATGGGCGCCTTCTTCGTCGCCGGCCAGGCCTACGAGTACTACCACCTCGTCACCCACGGCACGACGATCGCGGGCAGCTCCTACGGCAGTGTGTTCTACCTCGCCACCGGATTCCACGGCCTGCACGTCATCGGCGGTCTTGTCGCGTTCATCCTGCTTCTGCTGCGGACCACGATGAGCAAGTTCACGCCTGCGCAGGCGACCGCTGCCATCGTCGTGTCCTACTACTGGCACTTCGTCGACATCGTGTGGATCGCCCTGTTCGCGACGATCTACTTCATCCGATGAGAAGGGGTTCGATGCTCAAGAGATCGGGGCAGCCGAAGTCTCCGATGAGTGACAAGTCGCGTCGCCGGCTTCGTCGCCGCCTGACCGGAGCGGTACTGCTGCTGGTCGGGCTCGGTGTCGCCGGTGGCCTGGCCGCCACGCTGACACCCACCCCGCAGGTCGCAGTGGCCGACGAATCGCAGTCCGCACTGCTGCGCACCGGCAAGCAGCTGTTCGACACCTCGTGTGTCACCTGCCACGGCGCCAACCTGCAGGGCGTCGAGGGCCGCGGCCCGAGCCTGATCGGCGTCGGCGAGGCGGCGGTGTACTTCCAGGTGTCCACCGGCCGCATGCCCGCGATGCGCGGCGAAGCCCAGGCTCCGCGCAAGGACCCGATCTTCGACGAGGCCCAGATCGACGCGCTCGGCGCCTACGTTCAGGCCAACGGCGGCGGACCGCTGGTCCCCCGCGACGCCAACGGCCAGATCGCCGACCACTCACTGCTCGGAAACGACGTCGCCCGCGGCGGCGATCTGTTCCGGCTCAACTGCGCCTCGTGCCACAACTTCACCGGCAAGGGCGGCGCCCTGTCGTCGGGTAAGTACGCGCCTGAACTCGAGCCGGCCACCCCGGCCCAGATCTACACCGCGATGCTGACCGGCCCGCAGAACATGCCCAAGTTCGGCGACCGCCAGCTTTCTCCCGAGGAGAAGAAGGACATCGTCGCCTACGTGCGGATGGCTACTCGCGCGCCGGATCCCGGCGGCTACGGCCTCGGCGGTTTCGGCCCCTCATCTGAGGGCATGGCGGCCTGGATCATCGGCATGGTCGCCGTCATCGCGGCGGCGCTGTGGATCGGAGCGAGATCTTCATGAGTGACGTGAATCAGCCCACCGACGAGCAACTCGCTGCGATGTCGCGCGAGGAGTTGGTCGAACTCGGCGGCCGGATCGACGGTGTCGAGACCATCCTCAAGGAGCCTCGCTGGCCGGTTGAGGGAACCAAGGCCGAGAAGCGTGCTGCGCGTCTGGTATCGATCTGGCTGCTGCTCGGCGGCTTGTTCGGTCTGGCGCTGCTGCTGGTGTTCCTGTTCTGGCCGTGGCAGTGGGACGGCTCGAACGAGCGGTCGCTGTCCGAGCTGGCCACCCCGCTCTACGGGCTCACCTTCGGCATGTCGATCCTCGCTATCGGCATCGGCGCGGTGCTCTACCAGAAGAAGTTCATCCCCGAGGAGATCTCGGTCCAGGAGCGCCACGACGGCGCCTCCTCGGAGATCGCGCGCAAGACCGTCGTCGCCAACCTCACCGACGCACTCGAGGGCTCGACGATCAAGCGGCGCAAGCTCGTCGGGCTCTCGCTCGGAATCGGGATGGGCGCGTTCGGGGCAGGCACGCTGGTGGCGTTCATCGGCGGCCTGATCAAGAACCCGTGGAAGCCGGTGGTTCCCACCGCCGAAGGCAAGAAGGCAGTGCTGTGGACCTCGGGGTGGACCCCGCGGTTCACCGGCGAGACCATCTTCCTGGCGCGGGCAACCGGCCTGCCGGGCGAGTCGCCGTTCGTGAAGCTGCGGCCCGAGGACATCGACGCCGGCGGCATGGAGACGGTGTTCCCGTGGCGTGAGAGCGACGGCGACGGCACCACGGTCGAAAGTCATGAGCGGTTGTCCGAAATCGCGATGGGCGTGCGCAATCCGGTGATGCTGATCCGCATCAAGCCGGTCGACATGCCCAAGGTCGTCAAGCGGGCGGGCCAGGAGAGCTTCAACTTCGGCGACCTGTTCGCCTACACCAAGGTCTGCTCGCACCTGGGCTGCCCGGCCTCGCTGTACGAGCAGCAGACCTACCGCATCCTGTGCCCGTGCCACCAATCGCAGTTCGACGCACTGCATTTCGCACGGCCGATCTTCGGTCCGGCTGCGCGCGCGTTGGCGCAGTTGCCGATCACCATTGACAAGGACGGGTATCTGGTCGCCAACGGCGACTTCGCCGAGCCCGTCGGACCCGCATTCTGGGAGCGCACATCATGAGTCCGAAACTCAACGATGCCCTGGCCAAGCAGGGCGACGCCATCGACTCCCGGTACCACCCGTCCGCCGCGGTTCGACGGCAGCTGAACAAGGTCTTCCCCACGCACTGGTCGTTCCTGCTGGGTGAGATCGCGATGTACAGCTTCATCGTGCTGCTGCTCACCGGCGTGTACCTGTCGCTGTTCTTCGACCCGTCGATGGCCGAAGTCACGTATCAGGGTGTCTACCAACCGCTTCGGGGCATCGAGATGTCGAAGGCGTACGCCTCGACCCTCGACATCAGCTTCGAGATCCGCGGCGGTCTGTTCGTCCGCCAGATCCACCACTGGGCCGCGCTGCTGTTCGCCGCGTCGATCATGGTGCACCTGGCTCGTATCTTCTTCACCGGCGCCTTCCGTCGGCCCCGCGAGGCCAACTGGGTCATCGGCTCGCTGCTGTTGATCCTGGCCATGTTCGAGGGGTACTTCGGCTACTCGCTGCCCGACGACCTGCTGTCCGGCATCGGCCTTCGTGCGGCGCTGTCGTCGATCACCATGAGCGTGCCGATCGTCGGAACCTGGTTGCACTGGGCGCTGTTCGGCGGTGACTTCCCCTGCGGTGGGGTGGGCTACCAGTGCAGCGCGGTGGGCACCCTGCTCCCCCGGATGTACGCCCTGCACATCCTGCTGATCCCCGGAATCATCCTGGCGCTCATCGGTGTTCACCTGGCGTTGGTGTGGTTCCAGAAGCACACCCAGTTCCCCGGGCCCGGCCGCACCGAGAAGAACGTCGTCGGCGTGCGGGTCATGCCGGTCTTCGCGGTCAAGTCCGGTGCGTTCTTCGCGGTGACCGTCGGCATCCTGGGACTGATGGGCGGCCTGCTGCAGATCAACCCGATCTGGCAGCTCGGCCCCTACAAGCCGTCTCAGGTGTCGGCAGGCAGCCAGCCCGACTTCTACATGATGTGGACGGAAGGCCTGGCCCGTATCTTCCCGCCGTGGGAGCTCTACCTCGGCCACCACACCATCCCGGCGGCGTTCTGGGTCGCGCTGGTCATGGGCCTGGTGTTCGGGCTGCTGATCGCCTACCCGTTCCTGGAGAAGAAGTTCACCGGGGACACCGCGCACCACAACCTGCTGCAGCGCCCGCGTGACGCTCCGACGCGGACCGCGATCGGTGCGATGGCGATCTCGCTGTACATGGTCTGGACGCTGGCCGCGATGAACGACGTCATCGCGCTGAAGTTCCACATCTCGCTGAACGCGACGACGTGGATCGGCCGTATCGGTTCGCTGGTGCTGCCGCCGCTGGTGTTCTTCATCGCCTACCGCTGGGCGGTCGGCCTGCAGCGCAGTGACCGTGACGTGCTCGAGCACGGCATCGAGACGGGCATCATCAAGCGCCTGCCGCACGGTGCCTATGTCGAGCTGCACCAGCCGCTCGGCCCGGTCGACGAGCATGGCCACCCGCTCCCGCTGGAGTACCAGGGAGCGGCTCTGCCCAAGCGGATGAACAAGTTGGGCTCCGGCGGCCGAACCGGCCACGGCAGCTTCCTCACCGCCGATCCGGCATCCGAGGATGCAGCGCTCAACGAGGCCGAACACGCCGCCGAGCACCGCACGCTCACCGCCCTGCGCGAATGGCAGGACAGCGAGTACAGCGGCAATGGAAATGGCAACGGCAACGGAAGTGGCAACGGCCACCACCACTAGCATCAACCAAGAGAACCCCGGGTCCACAGGGCCCGGGGTTCTCTTGTCTGAGTCAGTGAGCGTCGACGTCTCATCCAGCGCACGGATATGCGACCTCACTGCTCACTCGATGAT contains the following coding sequences:
- the ripC gene encoding peptidoglycan hydrolase RipC, which gives rise to MSSDRIYLTKRVLKRPLVGGIAGFLVLSAVISGASHADPAEDGVAKLNELSRQAEQLTESMHSAQLDLDKKLQAETVAEKKHTDDLAAADSAKAQLATYQGAVDKFAAAVYMGGRTDGLNAILTAESPQGLIDKMAVQRVMATEMAAQMQSYRQMNDQLRQAEAESAKSADEAKTAAEQAAAVRADLQRKQSQLQVQISVVKSRYQTLTPEQRTALAAPGPPPPADILAAPAPEGLPPLNDVPPPDALPPAPDAPPPPDAAQVIPMAAVPTPGAGGEQGAVAVQAALTRIGDPYVWGGSGPNQFDCSGLVMWAFQQAGIFLPHSSQALAAGGQPVSMDQMQPGDVVNYYSDASHSAIYIGDGMMVHASTFGRPVMISPVNNAPIYNVRRY
- a CDS encoding cytochrome c oxidase subunit 3; its protein translation is MTSAVGTSGTAITSRVHSLNRPNMVSVGTIVWLSSELMFFAGLFAMYFTARAQAGGVWPPPPTELNLYQAVPVTLVLIASSFTCQMGVFAAERGDVYGLRRWYVITFLMGAFFVAGQAYEYYHLVTHGTTIAGSSYGSVFYLATGFHGLHVIGGLVAFILLLLRTTMSKFTPAQATAAIVVSYYWHFVDIVWIALFATIYFIR
- a CDS encoding c-type cytochrome; amino-acid sequence: MSDKSRRRLRRRLTGAVLLLVGLGVAGGLAATLTPTPQVAVADESQSALLRTGKQLFDTSCVTCHGANLQGVEGRGPSLIGVGEAAVYFQVSTGRMPAMRGEAQAPRKDPIFDEAQIDALGAYVQANGGGPLVPRDANGQIADHSLLGNDVARGGDLFRLNCASCHNFTGKGGALSSGKYAPELEPATPAQIYTAMLTGPQNMPKFGDRQLSPEEKKDIVAYVRMATRAPDPGGYGLGGFGPSSEGMAAWIIGMVAVIAAALWIGARSS
- the trpD gene encoding anthranilate phosphoribosyltransferase, which codes for MTHPHSSPGDDSPETSWPQVLDRLTASLELTPGQAGWAMDQIMSGVATPAQIAAFGVSMKMKRPTAAEVRELADTMLRYARMVPTAEIGTDTVDIVGTGGDRANTVNLSTMAAIVVAAAGVPVVKHGNRAASSKSGGADMLEALGVRIELGPDEVARCVAEVGIGFCFAPVFHPSYKFAGPPRREIGTPTVFNLLGPLTNPASPRAGLIGCAFGDLAEVMAGVFAARRSSVLVVHGDDGLDELTTTTTSTIWRVQAGTIDKLTFDPMGFGFARARIEELVGGEAEENAQEAREVLGGAKGPVRDAVILNAAGAMVAHGGLSSHAEWLPCWEDGLARAAAAIDSGAAEQLLARWVRFSQQL
- a CDS encoding glycosyltransferase family 4 protein, with protein sequence MTRVLLVTNDFPPRRGGIQSYLEQFVERLAEDGEHQLTVYAPTWKDAQAYDQAAGYRIVRHPGTLMLPEPGVDRRMRELIREHDIDTVWFGAAAPLALLAGRARGAGARRVVASTHGHEVGWSMLPIARSALRRIGDTTDVVTFVSHYTRGRFASAFGPNAALEHLPPGVDTDRFRPDPAARADLRGRYGLGERPTVVCVSRLVPRKGQDMLIKALPGIRRRVPDAALVIVGNGPYADDLDKLAAQVGVTDDVVFTGAVPSAELAGHYVLGDVFAMPCRTRGSGLDVEGLGIVFLEASAAGVPVVAGDSGGAPETVKDGETGRVVDGRSVEEITEAVSGILDDPALGARLGEAGRRWIESDWNWAAHAARLCELLRVADHAM
- a CDS encoding ubiquinol-cytochrome c reductase iron-sulfur subunit; this encodes MSDVNQPTDEQLAAMSREELVELGGRIDGVETILKEPRWPVEGTKAEKRAARLVSIWLLLGGLFGLALLLVFLFWPWQWDGSNERSLSELATPLYGLTFGMSILAIGIGAVLYQKKFIPEEISVQERHDGASSEIARKTVVANLTDALEGSTIKRRKLVGLSLGIGMGAFGAGTLVAFIGGLIKNPWKPVVPTAEGKKAVLWTSGWTPRFTGETIFLARATGLPGESPFVKLRPEDIDAGGMETVFPWRESDGDGTTVESHERLSEIAMGVRNPVMLIRIKPVDMPKVVKRAGQESFNFGDLFAYTKVCSHLGCPASLYEQQTYRILCPCHQSQFDALHFARPIFGPAARALAQLPITIDKDGYLVANGDFAEPVGPAFWERTS
- a CDS encoding cytochrome b, whose protein sequence is MSPKLNDALAKQGDAIDSRYHPSAAVRRQLNKVFPTHWSFLLGEIAMYSFIVLLLTGVYLSLFFDPSMAEVTYQGVYQPLRGIEMSKAYASTLDISFEIRGGLFVRQIHHWAALLFAASIMVHLARIFFTGAFRRPREANWVIGSLLLILAMFEGYFGYSLPDDLLSGIGLRAALSSITMSVPIVGTWLHWALFGGDFPCGGVGYQCSAVGTLLPRMYALHILLIPGIILALIGVHLALVWFQKHTQFPGPGRTEKNVVGVRVMPVFAVKSGAFFAVTVGILGLMGGLLQINPIWQLGPYKPSQVSAGSQPDFYMMWTEGLARIFPPWELYLGHHTIPAAFWVALVMGLVFGLLIAYPFLEKKFTGDTAHHNLLQRPRDAPTRTAIGAMAISLYMVWTLAAMNDVIALKFHISLNATTWIGRIGSLVLPPLVFFIAYRWAVGLQRSDRDVLEHGIETGIIKRLPHGAYVELHQPLGPVDEHGHPLPLEYQGAALPKRMNKLGSGGRTGHGSFLTADPASEDAALNEAEHAAEHRTLTALREWQDSEYSGNGNGNGNGSGNGHHH